One part of the Bacillus sp. FJAT-27916 genome encodes these proteins:
- the recQ gene encoding DNA helicase RecQ, whose translation MLEEASSLLKKHFGYEQFREGQRKIIEQVLNGTDTLGIMPTGGGKSICYQIPALVIPGVTLVISPLISLMKDQVDALDQAGIPATFINSSLSAQEVNDRLSDVQYGAYKLLYLAPERLESHAFMEEIRRLPVGLIAVDEAHCISQWGHDFRPSYLRIQSLAGQLDSKPVVLALTATATPRVQEDIRRALDILNENTVLTGFERSNLSFQVIKGQNKQKFIDAYVKKNRSVSGIIYCATRKTVDHLYERLRQKGIAVGRYHAGLSAEEREREQDRFLRDEITVMIATNAFGMGIDKSDVRYVIHAQMPKNMEGYYQEAGRAGRDGLPSDCLLLHSEQDVQVQRFLIDQSQGDEEHKEAELKKLYQMRDYCHTQGCLQAFILHYFGEGEAQNCGRCSNCLDERSSVDVTKEAQMVLSCMIRMGERFGKMMVSQVLTGSANKKVLEQGFDRLPTYGLMKQQSAKDVGDLIDFLTSEQYIGITGGQFPLLFVTQSGKEVLLGKKNVMRKEAVRISSIALDDPLFEELRALRKEIAGEEKVPPYLIFSDQALRDMCGKQPATVDDFLDVKGVGKQKAEKYAERFIEAIAAFLSEHEYEAKIVTEEEKTVKKTKAAVKNSHLDTYELYKTGMSVKEMAKERDLSVQTIESHLFRCLDEGMELEWSSFFTAEEEEQIIKAMEDAGSEFLKPIKEALPEGISYTAIKAVLKKRQIEMAKA comes from the coding sequence ATGCTTGAAGAAGCTAGTTCCCTATTAAAGAAGCACTTTGGTTATGAACAATTCCGGGAAGGCCAAAGGAAAATCATTGAACAGGTCTTGAATGGCACCGATACGCTTGGCATCATGCCGACAGGCGGAGGGAAATCCATCTGCTATCAAATTCCTGCCTTGGTTATACCGGGCGTTACCCTCGTAATCTCTCCCTTAATCTCTCTCATGAAGGACCAGGTCGATGCACTTGATCAGGCAGGTATCCCCGCCACTTTTATCAATAGTTCCCTAAGCGCACAAGAAGTGAACGACAGGCTGTCGGATGTTCAATATGGTGCTTATAAGCTGCTTTATCTAGCGCCGGAGCGGCTTGAAAGCCATGCGTTCATGGAGGAAATCCGCCGTTTGCCGGTAGGCCTGATCGCGGTTGATGAAGCGCACTGTATTTCACAATGGGGCCATGACTTCCGTCCAAGTTATTTGCGTATTCAATCGCTTGCTGGCCAGTTGGATTCGAAACCTGTTGTGCTGGCACTTACAGCAACAGCGACACCGCGCGTGCAGGAGGATATCCGCAGGGCACTAGATATATTGAATGAGAATACAGTCTTGACCGGATTTGAACGGAGCAACTTAAGCTTTCAGGTCATCAAGGGGCAGAACAAGCAGAAATTCATTGATGCGTACGTGAAGAAGAATCGGTCTGTCTCAGGAATCATCTATTGCGCGACTCGCAAGACAGTCGATCATTTATATGAGCGGCTCCGACAAAAGGGAATAGCTGTTGGGCGCTATCATGCCGGACTATCAGCGGAGGAAAGGGAGCGTGAGCAGGACCGCTTTCTGCGGGATGAAATCACGGTCATGATTGCGACAAATGCCTTTGGCATGGGGATCGATAAATCCGATGTCCGCTATGTAATTCATGCGCAGATGCCAAAGAATATGGAGGGCTATTATCAGGAAGCGGGCCGTGCCGGTCGTGATGGACTCCCAAGTGATTGCCTGCTCTTGCATTCTGAACAGGACGTGCAGGTGCAGCGGTTCCTGATTGATCAGTCTCAAGGGGATGAGGAACATAAAGAAGCTGAGCTGAAAAAGCTCTACCAAATGCGTGACTACTGCCATACACAAGGCTGTCTGCAGGCATTCATTCTCCATTATTTTGGCGAGGGAGAGGCGCAAAACTGCGGCCGGTGCTCCAATTGCCTTGATGAGCGGAGTTCAGTAGATGTGACGAAGGAAGCGCAAATGGTTCTTTCATGCATGATCCGCATGGGGGAGCGATTCGGGAAAATGATGGTGTCCCAAGTGCTGACCGGTTCTGCGAATAAGAAGGTGCTTGAGCAAGGATTTGACCGTCTGCCTACCTATGGGCTCATGAAACAGCAGTCAGCGAAGGATGTCGGAGATTTGATTGACTTTCTTACCTCTGAGCAATATATCGGCATAACAGGCGGGCAGTTTCCCCTCCTATTTGTTACCCAGTCAGGGAAGGAGGTCCTTCTCGGCAAGAAGAATGTTATGAGGAAGGAAGCGGTTCGCATATCAAGTATTGCACTTGATGACCCGTTATTTGAGGAGCTGCGTGCTTTACGGAAGGAAATTGCCGGAGAGGAGAAGGTGCCTCCATACTTAATCTTCTCAGATCAAGCTTTGCGGGATATGTGTGGCAAACAGCCGGCAACGGTGGATGACTTCCTGGACGTGAAGGGCGTCGGTAAGCAGAAGGCTGAGAAATATGCAGAACGATTTATCGAGGCGATTGCGGCCTTTCTTTCTGAACATGAATATGAGGCGAAGATCGTCACGGAGGAAGAGAAGACGGTGAAGAAGACGAAGGCAGCGGTGAAGAATTCTCATTTGGACACATATGAGCTGTATAAGACGGGCATGAGCGTAAAGGAAATGGCCAAAGAGCGCGACCTTTCTGTGCAGACAATTGAGTCTCATTTATTCCGTTGTCTTGATGAAGGGATGGAGCTTGAATGGTCTTCCTTTTTTACAGCAGAGGAAGAGGAACAAATCATCAAAGCGATGGAAGATGCGGGCAGTGAATTCTTGAAGCCGATCAAGGAGGCTTTGCCTGAGGGAATCAGCTATACAGCCATTAAGGCAGTCCTGAAGAAGCGGCAGATCGAGATGGCAAAAGCTTAA
- a CDS encoding zinc ribbon domain-containing protein, translating into MKYCKNCGQELSSNAQFCKACGTPVNQEKKAGTHESNRLPERQPISPKKKKWLIAGSAAAIILLAVYLVGQNLLSKDRMINQFEEALNNHDEKAIAKILDTNDKKLEINKETVGAFVKYYQENPEEIKETVDALRKQAVVMDNGKNVNRYDDLFGSSDDQMVRLVQDGKFLVYDKYELMVDSVYLTVETNYKDTELTIDGKTVGKANQADFEKTYGPYVPGIHELQAKLKTDFVDLVVDETVTAYGGSEPTVNLYLDGKEVQINTSVNAENLNLKGKLYVNGKDVGVNPFKNPVFGPVLTDGSMKVAVEAELPWGKVKTKEKEIDRHYVDINFGENEETQKGIMDAIVKNNREALIAYTSGSTSKMTQATDDYKKSVKEDVDELKVFEQSYTGKYMGTVFDLNSFTVSYMENAWTADVSALVSYQDDTYFKGDSPSLEDRDETYAISLIYDEKAKKWLVDSMVYTYSFDDENTKEVKEKSPKQYTTAGGKSTEVKQGSENDDDLSTVAAQLMDSYLNGLISAINQNNFSAVSPYMKESSELYKSQKSLVGSLYSKGTSEELVEYEVTDVKENDGIITISTNETIKINYSSGKSETKEYEWTYKAVNDNGAYLLTSIE; encoded by the coding sequence ATGAAGTATTGTAAGAATTGCGGTCAAGAATTAAGTTCAAATGCCCAATTTTGTAAAGCATGCGGCACACCTGTCAATCAAGAGAAAAAAGCTGGGACTCACGAGTCAAATAGGCTACCGGAAAGACAGCCGATATCGCCTAAAAAGAAGAAGTGGCTAATTGCGGGGTCAGCTGCGGCAATCATCTTGCTAGCAGTCTATTTGGTTGGGCAGAATCTTCTATCGAAAGACAGGATGATTAATCAATTTGAAGAGGCATTGAACAATCATGATGAAAAAGCAATTGCGAAAATACTCGACACGAATGACAAAAAGCTTGAAATCAATAAAGAGACGGTCGGCGCCTTTGTGAAATACTATCAGGAAAATCCTGAAGAAATCAAAGAAACAGTCGATGCACTAAGGAAACAAGCTGTCGTGATGGATAATGGGAAGAATGTAAATAGGTATGATGATTTATTTGGTTCCTCGGATGACCAAATGGTTCGTCTTGTCCAAGACGGAAAATTCCTTGTTTATGACAAGTATGAACTCATGGTGGATTCTGTCTATCTGACCGTCGAGACGAATTATAAGGATACAGAGCTCACCATTGATGGGAAAACGGTTGGTAAAGCAAATCAAGCAGATTTTGAAAAGACATATGGTCCATATGTTCCGGGCATTCACGAACTACAGGCCAAGCTTAAGACGGATTTTGTTGATCTAGTCGTCGATGAAACCGTAACGGCTTACGGCGGAAGCGAACCAACCGTCAATCTGTACTTAGATGGCAAGGAAGTACAGATTAATACTTCTGTTAATGCGGAGAATCTGAACCTTAAGGGGAAGCTTTATGTAAATGGGAAAGATGTTGGCGTTAATCCATTTAAAAATCCGGTATTTGGACCAGTATTAACAGATGGCAGCATGAAGGTGGCTGTAGAAGCGGAACTTCCATGGGGGAAGGTCAAGACAAAAGAAAAAGAGATTGATCGTCATTATGTCGACATTAATTTCGGCGAAAATGAAGAAACACAGAAGGGTATCATGGATGCGATTGTGAAAAATAATCGTGAAGCGTTGATTGCCTATACAAGTGGATCTACCTCCAAGATGACTCAAGCTACCGATGATTATAAAAAGTCAGTCAAGGAAGATGTTGATGAACTAAAGGTTTTTGAACAATCCTATACAGGAAAATACATGGGCACAGTCTTTGACCTTAATTCATTTACTGTTTCCTACATGGAGAATGCATGGACAGCTGATGTGAGTGCCCTGGTGAGTTATCAAGATGATACCTATTTTAAAGGGGATAGCCCCTCTCTTGAAGATCGGGATGAAACCTATGCCATTTCTCTGATTTACGATGAAAAAGCGAAGAAATGGTTAGTGGATTCTATGGTGTATACTTATTCTTTCGATGATGAAAACACAAAAGAAGTGAAAGAAAAATCGCCAAAGCAATATACGACGGCAGGAGGAAAATCAACAGAGGTCAAACAAGGCTCAGAGAATGATGATGACTTATCTACAGTCGCTGCACAACTGATGGATAGCTATCTGAATGGGCTGATTTCAGCAATCAATCAAAATAATTTCAGCGCTGTATCTCCATATATGAAAGAGAGCAGTGAGCTTTATAAAAGTCAGAAAAGCTTAGTCGGCTCTCTCTATTCAAAAGGAACCAGCGAGGAATTGGTTGAATATGAAGTCACAGATGTCAAAGAGAATGATGGCATAATCACCATATCAACCAATGAAACGATTAAGATAAACTATTCCAGCGGAAAATCAGAAACAAAGGAATATGAATGGACCTATAAGGCCGTTAATGATAATGGGGCATATTTACTGACCTCCATAGAATAG
- a CDS encoding zinc ribbon domain-containing protein has protein sequence MKCPNCQHENEGGNFCENCGTRLVEASKSSEQQPNHPVKEEGTATAQAEDYLKKTKDQSKQYVNYFFDVFKKPYASIQEPMDKQQFIHAIITIVLFSLFIPLSIYFGLRGVVSRLNSLDTYGFGGSTYIDLPFMDIVIKPFFAFGIFIVLVAAFTFLSVKLGRVNATFKEVFTRYGILLIPFVFLLAIGLLLSLLKVSLFILFLTLGLVGGVYIAVPMVLAFYKKEAPEDGMDAVYGTLLTYILISVLVYIMGEMLFDSLLSNIGSFLW, from the coding sequence ATGAAATGTCCAAATTGTCAGCATGAGAATGAAGGAGGAAACTTTTGCGAAAATTGTGGGACGCGCTTAGTTGAAGCTTCAAAAAGCAGCGAACAGCAGCCAAATCATCCAGTTAAGGAGGAAGGGACAGCGACTGCCCAAGCAGAGGATTATTTAAAAAAGACGAAAGATCAGTCCAAGCAATATGTAAATTATTTTTTTGATGTGTTTAAGAAACCTTATGCGAGTATTCAGGAACCAATGGATAAACAACAGTTTATACATGCTATTATAACGATCGTTTTATTTAGTTTGTTTATCCCGTTATCAATCTATTTTGGCTTAAGGGGAGTGGTAAGCCGTTTAAATAGTTTAGATACTTATGGATTTGGCGGCAGTACATATATAGACTTGCCTTTCATGGACATCGTGATTAAACCATTCTTTGCCTTCGGTATCTTCATTGTGCTTGTGGCTGCTTTTACCTTCCTTTCCGTTAAATTAGGACGAGTGAATGCGACATTTAAAGAGGTATTTACCAGGTATGGAATCTTACTTATTCCGTTTGTGTTTTTGCTCGCTATTGGTTTACTTCTCTCATTATTGAAGGTTAGCTTGTTTATCCTATTTCTCACATTAGGTTTAGTTGGAGGGGTTTATATCGCCGTACCGATGGTTCTTGCATTTTATAAGAAAGAAGCACCGGAGGACGGGATGGATGCAGTATACGGTACTTTGTTAACGTATATCTTGATTAGTGTGCTTGTATATATCATGGGTGAAATGCTGTTTGATTCATTATTGTCCAATATTGGGTCTTTCCTTTGGTAA
- a CDS encoding GNAT family N-acetyltransferase: MVIREMNSSDVESVRIIAADTWRDTYTSFIPEDIQDKVLKDAYSDAEIENRFKSSLTLVAESNGVIMGYAFFSGDLSRRDLFLESLYIHPNYQGQGIGKHLLLTGISKFKEPASISLTVYKGNPNISFYVREGFQVIKENSGDFYGHPVIFTIMKKNLLK, translated from the coding sequence ATGGTTATTAGAGAGATGAACTCCTCAGATGTAGAAAGCGTCAGAATTATTGCAGCGGACACTTGGAGGGATACATATACTTCGTTTATACCAGAAGATATACAAGATAAAGTTTTAAAAGATGCATATTCTGATGCGGAAATAGAGAATAGATTTAAATCCTCTTTAACCTTAGTTGCTGAGAGCAATGGAGTAATTATGGGATATGCTTTTTTCTCAGGTGATTTATCCAGAAGAGATTTGTTCTTAGAATCCTTATACATTCATCCAAATTACCAAGGTCAAGGAATTGGTAAGCATTTATTATTAACAGGAATCTCAAAATTTAAGGAACCAGCTTCTATATCGTTAACAGTTTATAAAGGGAACCCTAATATTTCTTTTTATGTAAGAGAAGGTTTCCAGGTAATAAAGGAAAATAGTGGCGATTTCTATGGACATCCAGTTATCTTTACTATTATGAAAAAGAATTTACTCAAATGA
- a CDS encoding IS3 family transposase (programmed frameshift) — translation MSKIIFNEHQQRLLEANPNVKAVTDRAIQYTPDFKLQAVKQNQSGKGPAEIFREAGFDLEVIGIKKAQSALARWRRTFQTYGENGFLEERRGKASKGRPKKENASAEKKLAQAEARIRLLEAELTLPKKARRVGKAGEEESSLKAREKYQVINETIRLYQLKNMVRYLCEVAQVSPSGYYKWLQNAEKQAIREESDYQDYVFLKEIYDEAQGKIGYRGLYMEVTEKAGQPMNHKKILRLMRKFHFFAKVRRANPYRTMAKATEVHRQVPNHLNRQFDQQEPGKVFLTDITYLQIRGGKTAYLSCVKDVATREIVAYELSTSLRMEIVYRTLTKLESCYGNQLHPEAMIHSDQGFHYTHPEYQSRVKEMGLLQSVSRRGNCLDNAPMESFFGHMKDEVPYKEANSLAELKYMIDDYMDYYNNTRKQWTLKKMTPAAYRSHLIAA, via the exons ATGAGTAAGATTATCTTTAATGAACACCAACAAAGACTACTAGAAGCTAATCCAAACGTTAAAGCCGTGACAGACCGCGCGATTCAGTATACCCCTGACTTCAAACTGCAGGCGGTTAAACAAAACCAATCTGGGAAAGGCCCAGCGGAAATATTCCGAGAAGCAGGTTTCGATTTAGAGGTGATTGGCATTAAAAAAGCCCAAAGCGCCCTGGCTCGTTGGCGCAGAACCTTCCAAACATACGGAGAAAATGGCTTTTTAGAGGAACGCCGAGGAAAAGCGAGTAAGGGACGCCCCAAGAAAGAGAATGCCTCTGCCGAGAAGAAATTGGCCCAAGCAGAAGCCCGCATTCGCCTCTTAGAGGCGGAATTGACCTTAC CTAAAAAAGCTAGACGAGTTGGAAAGGCAGGCGAAGAAGAATCGTCGTTAAAAGCCCGAGAGAAATACCAAGTCATTAATGAGACGATTCGGCTTTATCAATTGAAGAACATGGTCCGTTATTTATGTGAAGTGGCCCAAGTGAGTCCAAGCGGCTATTATAAATGGCTTCAGAATGCGGAAAAACAAGCTATCCGGGAGGAGTCTGATTATCAGGATTATGTCTTTCTAAAAGAGATTTATGATGAGGCCCAAGGGAAAATCGGTTATCGCGGCTTATATATGGAAGTCACCGAGAAAGCCGGTCAGCCAATGAACCACAAGAAAATCCTTCGATTGATGCGCAAGTTTCACTTTTTTGCCAAGGTACGGAGAGCGAACCCATACCGTACGATGGCCAAGGCAACAGAGGTTCACCGTCAGGTACCCAACCATTTGAACCGCCAGTTTGACCAACAGGAACCAGGGAAAGTCTTCTTGACCGACATCACCTACCTGCAAATCCGCGGTGGGAAGACGGCTTATTTGTCTTGCGTGAAAGATGTGGCGACACGAGAGATCGTCGCCTATGAACTCTCGACAAGCCTACGGATGGAGATAGTCTACCGAACATTAACCAAGTTAGAAAGTTGTTATGGGAATCAATTACATCCAGAAGCAATGATTCATTCGGATCAAGGGTTTCATTACACGCATCCTGAATATCAATCTCGCGTGAAAGAGATGGGGCTCTTACAGTCCGTGTCACGAAGGGGAAACTGCCTGGACAACGCCCCAATGGAATCCTTCTTTGGACATATGAAGGACGAAGTTCCTTATAAGGAGGCAAACAGTTTGGCAGAACTAAAATATATGATTGATGATTATATGGATTACTATAACAATACGAGAAAGCAATGGACATTAAAAAAGATGACTCCGGCAGCTTACCGAAGTCATCTCATCGCCGCATAA
- a CDS encoding SMI1/KNR4 family protein: MSEIIFQEAENFIEKAKKLGEKYLGRTATREEIQLLNDKFGDKIPSWYCKLISELPLIHMEIGWQAYEPEEEYDGIEYVEIYQPSHMIDESFEAYQGIQILERGYVCIGGDPTGSGDPYFINFDSENPPVFQIYHDVGDNPDEILKHGKAKVADSFAEFFRNGIILEY; the protein is encoded by the coding sequence ATGTCGGAAATTATTTTTCAAGAAGCTGAAAACTTCATTGAAAAAGCTAAAAAATTAGGTGAAAAATATTTAGGGAGAACAGCTACAAGAGAAGAAATCCAACTTTTGAATGACAAATTTGGGGATAAGATTCCAAGTTGGTATTGTAAATTAATTTCCGAACTTCCATTAATTCATATGGAAATTGGTTGGCAAGCATATGAACCTGAAGAAGAGTATGATGGGATAGAATATGTAGAAATATATCAGCCGAGTCATATGATAGATGAATCTTTTGAAGCATATCAAGGTATACAAATTCTAGAAAGAGGTTATGTCTGCATAGGTGGAGATCCAACGGGTTCTGGAGACCCCTATTTTATTAACTTTGATTCTGAAAACCCACCTGTATTTCAAATATATCACGATGTAGGAGACAATCCAGATGAAATTCTTAAGCACGGTAAAGCAAAAGTAGCTGACTCTTTTGCGGAGTTCTTTAGAAATGGCATAATCTTGGAATATTAG
- a CDS encoding YqeB family protein, with protein MKDKEIVLGLSRFEKKLYFWVPMVLGGMLGWFIPVISDLLLKLPVVPWGGIIEFIASLNSLWFSIVASIIGIIVGIIWTLIIYNESLEIKINFENLQLKIDDKIDTIDKKDISAIYIDYNQLVILGESSNQLYREVLDAKKETAQEAFNLFQYPWCEKDPYEGQYQRWVLGHPDFPEKINALLYAREITLREGKKKEAKYLQMDLAKLGVVIKDENNAQYVRLAKGIN; from the coding sequence GTGAAAGATAAAGAAATAGTTCTTGGGCTCAGTAGGTTCGAAAAGAAACTATACTTTTGGGTTCCGATGGTGCTAGGAGGAATGCTTGGTTGGTTTATACCAGTAATTTCAGATTTGTTATTAAAACTTCCTGTGGTTCCTTGGGGAGGGATTATTGAATTCATTGCATCATTGAACAGCCTATGGTTCTCCATAGTGGCTTCCATTATAGGGATCATTGTGGGGATAATATGGACTTTGATAATATATAACGAGAGCCTTGAAATTAAAATCAACTTTGAAAATCTGCAATTAAAAATAGATGATAAGATAGACACCATAGATAAGAAGGACATTTCAGCGATTTATATAGATTATAATCAGTTAGTTATTCTTGGTGAAAGCAGTAATCAGTTATATAGAGAGGTTTTGGATGCTAAAAAAGAGACTGCACAGGAGGCTTTTAATCTTTTTCAATATCCTTGGTGTGAAAAAGACCCATATGAAGGTCAATACCAAAGATGGGTATTAGGGCATCCTGACTTTCCAGAAAAAATAAATGCTTTATTATATGCTAGGGAGATTACCTTGAGAGAGGGTAAGAAGAAAGAAGCTAAATATTTGCAAATGGATCTGGCCAAACTTGGGGTAGTTATTAAAGATGAAAATAATGCTCAATATGTGAGGCTTGCTAAAGGGATTAATTAG
- a CDS encoding group II intron reverse transcriptase yields the protein EKGSPQGGLLSPLLSNVVLNELDQWIANQWELFPLDKPYTTREGERYAKIHTKLKEGYIVRYADDFKILCRDWKTAEKWYHAVKLFLKERLKLDISPEKSKVINLRKHESAFLGFTIRAIRKGEKRVAHTFVKAEKIQKIKDEARKRIEALRASPTTQNALRFNSFVLGLHNYFNRATHVNLAFSRLAYDIGASMYNRLKPVGKYAHPANPPPTYKKLYSLRFKTFEIAGIHLFPLANVQTKNTICFTQSLTLFTVEGRALIHKNLHKNIKQEIALLMESNIPTRSVEYMDNRISRYSMKQGKCEITGQFLQARDVHCHHYVPVHLGGNDKFNNLRILYKDVHKLIHMTDTTKMNILIKSLDITPPILEKINKYREKCELEPII from the coding sequence CGGAAAAGGGTTCACCGCAAGGTGGACTACTATCCCCGTTATTATCTAATGTGGTTTTGAATGAATTAGATCAATGGATAGCGAATCAGTGGGAACTCTTCCCTCTTGATAAGCCATATACGACACGCGAAGGTGAACGCTATGCAAAGATTCACACAAAGTTAAAAGAAGGTTATATAGTTCGCTATGCCGACGACTTTAAAATCTTATGTCGGGACTGGAAGACAGCCGAAAAATGGTATCATGCCGTTAAGCTTTTTCTGAAAGAGCGTTTAAAACTTGACATTTCACCGGAAAAATCAAAAGTAATTAATCTGCGGAAACATGAATCAGCCTTTCTTGGATTTACGATACGTGCCATTCGCAAAGGTGAAAAACGTGTGGCCCATACTTTTGTGAAAGCCGAAAAGATACAGAAAATAAAAGATGAAGCGAGGAAACGAATTGAGGCACTTCGAGCCTCACCAACGACTCAAAATGCTTTGCGATTTAATAGCTTTGTCTTAGGGCTGCATAATTACTTTAATCGAGCTACACATGTCAACTTAGCCTTCTCACGTCTTGCTTATGATATAGGTGCATCTATGTACAATCGTCTTAAACCAGTCGGGAAATACGCCCATCCAGCGAATCCGCCGCCAACCTATAAGAAGTTATACAGTTTGAGGTTCAAGACATTTGAAATTGCTGGTATTCATCTCTTCCCTCTTGCGAATGTTCAGACAAAGAACACTATTTGTTTCACACAAAGTCTGACACTATTCACAGTTGAAGGCCGAGCGCTAATTCATAAGAATTTGCATAAGAATATCAAGCAAGAAATTGCCTTGCTAATGGAGTCAAATATCCCGACACGAAGTGTCGAATATATGGACAATCGAATCAGTCGATATAGTATGAAACAAGGAAAATGTGAAATTACAGGACAATTTCTACAAGCACGGGATGTACACTGTCATCACTACGTGCCAGTACATCTCGGCGGAAATGACAAGTTCAATAACTTACGCATTCTCTACAAAGATGTACACAAACTAATCCATATGACAGATACAACTAAGATGAATATACTCATAAAAAGTTTGGATATCACGCCACCGATATTAGAGAAAATCAATAAATATCGGGAAAAGTGCGAGTTAGAACCTATCATATAA
- a CDS encoding VanZ family protein, whose amino-acid sequence MRLEEIILMLQRNFVFALSATIIICLVFFIGYRFIFLKKFAGDKRLKGKQVVVSSLFILYIVSVCALTLLNRGANYEGNVNLALFSSYREAWYYFSVRDWQYIYFNIAMFVPLGFLLPLLSKRFFAIGWTLLAAVLFTGFIEAAQYITGVGIFELDDLFNNILGALIGFGLVKAFIVKRWALRVLSLMPLLFVIVLSLGMFIYYEQKEFGNLAIIPAVKVNMEDARVSTTLTFNDEHPVATVYKAPSLTKDEAQQKAYEIFGKLKVDTSSIEIIDYQNEANYRYHGDPSYFIWLHFLDGSYELTDFSSFDVEPADTDEQTLTLSLQEMGITIPETSQFEKVDVGQYEWRVNQFETDGQLIDGTLNVDYYQDKTIKSVVNNLITYEKVREIKLKSEQQAYNEILDGKFKTDKNIKKLQIQQVKQAYELDSKGFYQPIYVFSGTINGEVATISIPGIE is encoded by the coding sequence TTGAGATTAGAAGAAATAATTCTGATGTTACAACGCAATTTTGTGTTTGCACTAAGTGCAACAATTATTATTTGTTTAGTTTTCTTTATAGGGTATCGATTTATTTTTTTAAAAAAGTTTGCTGGCGATAAGCGATTGAAAGGTAAACAAGTAGTTGTTTCTTCTTTGTTTATTTTATATATCGTCTCAGTATGTGCGCTAACGCTACTGAATCGAGGAGCAAATTATGAAGGGAATGTCAATTTAGCACTATTTAGCTCATATCGGGAAGCTTGGTATTATTTTAGTGTACGTGATTGGCAATATATTTATTTTAATATTGCGATGTTTGTGCCACTTGGCTTTCTCCTGCCGCTATTATCTAAACGCTTTTTTGCAATAGGTTGGACGTTACTTGCTGCGGTGTTATTCACTGGATTCATTGAAGCCGCACAATACATAACAGGTGTTGGCATTTTTGAATTAGATGATTTATTTAATAATATATTAGGTGCATTGATTGGCTTTGGTTTAGTGAAGGCTTTCATAGTGAAACGATGGGCATTACGTGTGTTATCATTAATGCCATTGCTATTTGTCATTGTATTATCACTAGGAATGTTTATATATTATGAGCAAAAAGAGTTTGGAAATTTAGCCATCATCCCTGCTGTTAAGGTGAATATGGAAGATGCGAGGGTATCAACGACGCTAACATTCAATGACGAACACCCTGTAGCAACTGTTTACAAGGCACCAAGTTTAACGAAGGACGAAGCGCAGCAAAAGGCATATGAAATATTTGGGAAACTCAAGGTTGATACATCTTCAATAGAAATTATTGATTATCAAAATGAAGCGAATTATCGCTATCACGGGGATCCCTCGTATTTTATATGGCTTCACTTTTTAGATGGGTCCTATGAACTTACCGATTTTTCAAGTTTTGATGTTGAACCTGCTGACACAGATGAACAAACATTAACATTATCTCTTCAAGAAATGGGGATTACCATTCCTGAAACTTCACAATTTGAAAAAGTGGATGTAGGGCAGTATGAATGGAGGGTCAATCAATTCGAAACAGACGGCCAGTTAATTGATGGGACATTGAATGTGGATTATTATCAAGATAAAACGATAAAAAGTGTTGTAAATAACTTAATCACGTATGAAAAGGTAAGAGAAATTAAGTTAAAAAGTGAACAACAAGCTTATAACGAAATATTAGATGGCAAGTTTAAGACTGATAAAAATATTAAGAAACTGCAAATTCAACAAGTAAAGCAAGCGTATGAGCTGGATTCTAAAGGATTTTATCAACCTATTTATGTATTTAGTGGCACAATTAATGGGGAAGTGGCTACTATTTCTATACCTGGTATAGAATAA